A stretch of the bacterium genome encodes the following:
- the rplC gene encoding 50S ribosomal protein L3, protein MPAILGKKIGMTRVFDEQGRMVPVTVIEAGPCVVVQRKTTAKDGYEAIQVGFEDRKRERLNQPQLGHFQSRNVAPKRYLREFHVAAEQEVNTGDEIRVEVFAKGDQVVVQGTSKGKGFAGGMKRYHFRGGPMEHGASKIHRKPMSGGATDAARVFPGARRPGHLGAATVTQKGLTVVDVDAERNLLLIKGAVPGANGGLLLIRSRESA, encoded by the coding sequence ATGCCAGCGATACTGGGCAAGAAGATCGGAATGACGCGCGTATTCGATGAGCAGGGCCGGATGGTTCCGGTCACGGTCATCGAGGCCGGTCCGTGTGTCGTCGTGCAGCGCAAGACGACGGCGAAGGACGGCTACGAGGCCATCCAGGTGGGGTTCGAGGACCGCAAGCGCGAGCGGCTGAACCAGCCGCAGCTGGGGCACTTCCAGTCGCGGAACGTCGCTCCGAAGCGCTACCTGCGTGAGTTCCACGTAGCGGCCGAGCAGGAAGTGAACACGGGCGACGAGATTCGCGTCGAGGTGTTCGCGAAGGGCGATCAGGTCGTGGTGCAGGGCACGTCGAAGGGCAAGGGTTTCGCGGGCGGCATGAAGCGGTACCACTTCCGCGGCGGCCCGATGGAGCATGGCGCCAGCAAGATCCACCGCAAGCCGATGTCCGGAGGCGCGACGGATGCGGCGCGCGTGTTCCCCGGCGCCCGACGGCCGGGGCACCTGGGCGCCGCGACGGTGACCCAGAAGGGCCTGACCGTAGTGGACGTGGACGCCGAACGGAACCTGCTGCTGATCAAGGGCGCCGTGCCGGGCGCCAACGGCGGCCTGCTGCTGATACGGAGCCGCGAGAGCGCGTAG
- the rplD gene encoding 50S ribosomal protein L4, translated as MPQLSLYDTAGQKVGQVEAAAEVFATPLNRDLLHQAVMVIEGQRTRKAGLAKTRGEVDRTTAKMYRQKGLGRARHGARSAPLFVGGGVAHPPKGDNRVLTMPKKARRKALYSALSEKARRGKVLVLQELALAAPRTRDVVDLLAAMHVTGKVIMLVSGDEANNESNAKSVRNIPGLLLREAPHLNARDALWADYVVLTQAALQVMTGGGEADA; from the coding sequence ATGCCGCAGTTGTCACTCTACGATACGGCCGGACAGAAGGTGGGACAGGTCGAGGCCGCCGCCGAGGTCTTCGCGACCCCGCTGAACCGCGATCTGTTGCACCAGGCTGTCATGGTCATTGAAGGGCAGCGGACCCGCAAGGCCGGTCTGGCCAAGACGCGGGGCGAGGTGGATCGGACGACCGCCAAGATGTACCGCCAGAAGGGCCTCGGCCGCGCGCGCCACGGTGCCCGCAGCGCGCCGCTCTTTGTCGGCGGCGGGGTGGCCCACCCCCCCAAGGGCGACAACCGCGTCCTGACCATGCCCAAGAAGGCCCGCCGCAAGGCGCTGTATTCGGCGCTGTCGGAGAAGGCCCGGCGGGGCAAGGTCCTGGTGCTGCAGGAGCTGGCGCTGGCCGCTCCGCGGACCCGCGACGTGGTGGACCTGCTGGCGGCCATGCATGTGACGGGGAAGGTCATCATGCTGGTATCGGGGGACGAGGCCAACAACGAGAGCAACGCCAAGAGCGTGCGGAACATACCCGGCCTGCTGCTGCGCGAGGCGCCGCACCTGAACGCACGGGATGCGCTGTGGGCGGACTATGTCGTCCTGACGCAAGCGGCCTTGCAGGTCATGACCGGAGGAGGCGAGGCCGATGCTTAA
- the rplW gene encoding 50S ribosomal protein L23, whose amino-acid sequence MLEHRAIILRPLVTEKSMRESAEHNKYCFKVDTRANKIQIARAIEAIFNVRVLDVNTMMIHGKARRRSYRHRTGHTSRWKKAIVTLAPGSTIDVLAGG is encoded by the coding sequence GTGTTGGAGCACCGCGCGATCATCCTGCGCCCGCTTGTGACCGAGAAGAGCATGCGGGAGTCGGCAGAGCACAACAAGTACTGTTTCAAGGTGGACACGCGGGCGAACAAGATCCAGATTGCCCGGGCCATCGAGGCGATCTTCAACGTACGGGTCCTGGACGTCAACACGATGATGATCCATGGCAAGGCCCGGCGGCGCAGCTACCGCCACCGCACCGGCCACACGTCGCGCTGGAAGAAGGCCATCGTGACGCTGGCGCCGGGTTCGACGATTGACGTGTTGGCGGGCGGGTAA
- the rplB gene encoding 50S ribosomal protein L2, with protein sequence MALKEHKPTSAGRRTLTTVVKEGVDRNKKPEKALRVRKTNAAGRNNTGKITVRHQGGGHRKLVRQIDFKRNKDDVPAKVAAIEYDPGRSANIALLHYADGEKRYILAPLGVSKGDTLISGNAVPPRLGNSLPLERIPLGSTVHNVELTPGRGGQMVRSAGAEAQVVAKEGTLVTLRLPSGEMRMVSQRCRATMGRVGNTDHGNVRDAKAGRSRWRGVRPTVRGVVMNPKDHPHGGGEGKAPIGLDSPRSPWGWKTLGKKTRKVRKQSSKYIVRRRGSK encoded by the coding sequence ATGGCACTCAAGGAACACAAGCCCACCTCAGCCGGTCGTCGCACGCTGACGACCGTCGTCAAGGAGGGCGTGGACAGGAACAAGAAGCCCGAGAAGGCTTTGCGGGTACGCAAGACCAACGCCGCCGGGCGGAACAACACCGGCAAGATCACCGTTCGCCACCAGGGCGGCGGCCACCGCAAGCTGGTGCGCCAGATTGACTTCAAGCGCAACAAGGACGACGTGCCGGCCAAGGTCGCCGCGATCGAGTACGACCCGGGCCGCTCGGCGAACATCGCCCTGCTGCACTACGCGGACGGCGAGAAGCGCTACATCCTGGCGCCGCTGGGCGTCTCCAAGGGCGACACGCTGATTTCCGGCAACGCCGTGCCGCCGCGGCTGGGCAACTCGCTGCCGCTGGAGCGGATCCCCCTGGGCAGCACGGTGCACAATGTCGAGTTGACGCCGGGGCGCGGCGGGCAGATGGTGCGCAGCGCCGGCGCGGAGGCCCAGGTCGTCGCCAAGGAGGGCACGCTGGTCACGCTCCGCCTGCCTTCGGGCGAGATGCGCATGGTGTCCCAGCGCTGCCGCGCGACGATGGGTCGGGTCGGCAACACGGACCATGGCAACGTGCGCGACGCGAAGGCCGGCCGCAGCCGGTGGCGCGGCGTCCGGCCGACGGTACGCGGCGTGGTCATGAACCCGAAGGACCATCCGCATGGCGGCGGCGAGGGCAAGGCGCCGATCGGTCTGGACAGCCCGCGGTCGCCGTGGGGCTGGAAGACGCTGGGCAAGAAGACGCGCAAGGTGCGGAAGCAGTCGAGCAAGTACATCGTGCGCCGGCGGGGCAGCAAGTAG
- the rpsS gene encoding 30S ribosomal protein S19 — MARSIKKGPYAEEKLLAKVQAMNESGPKRMIRTWSRRSTIFPEMLGHTIAVHDGRKHVPILITENMVGHKLGEFAPTRTFRGMRGGKSEKTTGGPK, encoded by the coding sequence ATGGCAAGGTCAATCAAGAAGGGCCCGTACGCCGAAGAGAAGCTCCTGGCCAAGGTGCAGGCGATGAACGAGAGCGGCCCGAAGCGCATGATCCGGACGTGGTCGCGACGCTCGACGATCTTCCCGGAGATGCTGGGGCACACCATCGCCGTGCACGACGGCCGCAAGCACGTGCCCATTCTGATCACCGAGAACATGGTCGGGCACAAGCTGGGAGAGTTTGCACCGACCCGCACCTTCCGCGGCATGCGCGGTGGCAAGTCTGAGAAGACGACGGGTGGCCCCAAGTAG
- the rplV gene encoding 50S ribosomal protein L22, with amino-acid sequence MDARAIAKYVRCGPRKVMRYADLVRGKALGEARSVLGVQPSPAARALSLVLESAVANAENNHNMDGDDLTVKTVMIDGSTKMPRLKPRARGRADRYVRRTCHITVVVSDGQAEEE; translated from the coding sequence ATGGATGCAAGAGCGATTGCCAAGTACGTGCGGTGCGGACCGCGCAAAGTCATGCGATATGCGGATCTGGTGCGGGGCAAGGCGCTAGGCGAGGCGCGGTCGGTCTTGGGCGTGCAGCCCAGTCCGGCGGCCAGGGCACTGAGCCTGGTGCTGGAGTCGGCCGTGGCCAACGCTGAGAACAACCACAACATGGACGGCGACGACCTGACGGTCAAGACGGTCATGATAGACGGCTCGACCAAGATGCCGCGCCTGAAGCCACGGGCGCGCGGGCGGGCCGACCGGTACGTGCGGCGCACCTGCCACATCACGGTGGTCGTGAGTGACGGGCAGGCAGAGGAAGAGTAG
- the rplP gene encoding 50S ribosomal protein L16, which translates to MLMPKRTKHRKTHRGNMRGAADRGNNLDFGEFGLQALEPSWITSRQIESARVAMTRYAQRGGKVWIRIFPDRPVTKKPAETRMGKGKGAPEFWVAVVKPGRVMFEMAGVPVDVAKEAMRLAMHKLPIKCRFVTREDDLNA; encoded by the coding sequence ATGTTGATGCCCAAGCGCACCAAGCACCGGAAGACCCATCGCGGCAACATGCGCGGCGCGGCGGACCGTGGCAACAACCTGGACTTTGGCGAGTTCGGTCTGCAGGCGCTGGAGCCGTCGTGGATCACCAGCCGGCAGATCGAGTCGGCCCGTGTGGCCATGACCCGCTATGCCCAGCGCGGCGGCAAGGTTTGGATCCGGATCTTCCCGGACCGCCCGGTCACCAAGAAGCCGGCTGAGACCCGCATGGGTAAGGGTAAGGGCGCCCCGGAGTTCTGGGTCGCCGTCGTGAAGCCGGGCCGGGTCATGTTCGAGATGGCCGGCGTGCCGGTAGACGTGGCCAAGGAAGCCATGCGGCTGGCCATGCACAAGCTGCCGATCAAGTGCCGCTTCGTCACGCGGGAGGATGATCTGAATGCCTGA
- the rpmC gene encoding 50S ribosomal protein L29 codes for MPDNSKSTRDFVEQIRQASPEELHERLRHIQEALFNLRFRLASGQVEDPKRVRKYRKAIARIRTIQTERGLS; via the coding sequence ATGCCTGACAACTCCAAGAGCACCCGCGACTTCGTGGAGCAGATTCGCCAGGCTTCGCCTGAGGAACTGCACGAGCGGCTGCGCCACATCCAGGAGGCGCTGTTCAATCTGCGCTTCCGGCTGGCGTCCGGACAGGTTGAGGACCCCAAGCGCGTGCGCAAGTACCGCAAGGCGATCGCGCGCATCCGCACCATTCAGACCGAGCGCGGGCTGAGCTAA
- the rpsQ gene encoding 30S ribosomal protein S17 produces the protein MSEKLKRTLEGTVVSDKMDKTVVVAVQRLTPHPVYGRVLRRTARFKAHDETNDAHTGDRVMITECRPLSKDKSWRVVQVLERAR, from the coding sequence ATGAGCGAGAAGCTGAAGCGAACTCTTGAGGGCACCGTGGTCAGTGACAAGATGGACAAGACCGTCGTGGTGGCCGTGCAGCGCCTGACCCCGCACCCGGTCTATGGTCGCGTGCTGCGCCGCACCGCGCGGTTCAAGGCCCACGACGAGACCAACGACGCCCACACCGGCGACCGCGTGATGATCACCGAGTGCCGGCCGCTGTCGAAGGACAAGTCCTGGCGCGTGGTCCAGGTCCTCGAGCGGGCGAGATAG